Proteins from a single region of Clostridia bacterium:
- a CDS encoding phosphatidylglycerophosphatase A: MYDKVVAMLKDRGVEVEDIAQLVFLLQSKYKDITIVECTQSVLKVLAKREIQNAVITGVQLDKLAEKDMLEEPLLSIIKSDEPLYGIDEILALSITNVYGSIGFTNYGYLDKEKPGILEYLNRHSKGQVNTFLDDIVAGIAAAASARIAHKGEKL, from the coding sequence ATGTATGATAAAGTGGTAGCAATGCTAAAAGATCGTGGTGTTGAGGTAGAAGATATTGCCCAGCTGGTATTTTTACTTCAATCTAAGTATAAGGATATAACTATAGTTGAGTGTACCCAAAGTGTCTTAAAAGTTTTAGCAAAGAGGGAGATACAGAATGCTGTGATAACTGGTGTTCAATTAGATAAGTTGGCAGAGAAAGATATGTTAGAAGAACCATTGTTAAGCATTATAAAAAGCGATGAGCCTCTGTATGGTATTGATGAGATATTAGCGTTGAGCATTACAAATGTATACGGTTCAATAGGATTTACAAACTATGGATATTTAGACAAAGAAAAACCCGGCATATTAGAATACTTGAATAGGCATTCTAAAGGTCAGGTAAATACTTTTTTAGATGATATTGTTGCGGGAATAGCAGCTGCCGCAAGTGCAAGGATAGCCCATAAAGGAGAAAAACTATAA